Below is a window of bacterium DNA.
ATGCGCCTCGACGTGCTGTTCGACCTCGGCGGCGAGGCGCCCCGGCCGCGTTGCCGCAGCCGATTCTGGGCGGGCCTGCTCGCCGGCGCCCTGCGCCGAGCGGCGGCCGCCTGGCCGACCGGGCCGCACCACCGCCCCCTAGGCTTCAGCGCCTACGCCCGCCTCATGGACCTGCTTGTCCTGACAGCCTACTGTCAGGGGCTGACAGATCAGGTGTCAGAGCCCCCGGTTCGTGACGACACCTGACAGATGACCGCCATAACGTCAGGTGTCGCCGCCGCTCCGCGACAGCCCTTGGATGGACACCTCCTTAACTTGCATCATGACAACATGATATGAGACGGCCCGCCGGAGGCGCCGTGGCACGCCCCTTGATGGGGATTCCGGCGATGTCCACCATTCACGCTCCGGAAGGAAGGCGATCATGGGCAAGATCATCGGCATCGACCTGGGCACGACCAACAGCGTCGTGAGCGTCATGGAAGGCGGAGAACCCAAGGTCATCCCGAACAAAGAAGGCAACCGCACCACCCCATCGGTGGTCGCGTGGAACAAGACCGGGGAGCGGTTGGTCGGCCTGCTGGCCAAGCGCCAGGCCGTGACCAACCCCGAGAACACGGTCTACTCGATCAAGCGCTTCATGGGGCGCAAGCACGCCGAAGTCGCGTCCGAGATGGGCGAGGTGCCCTACAAGGTCGTCGCCGGCCCCAACGGCGACGCCCGGGTGCGCACCACCGCCGGCGAGTTCGCGCCGCCGGAGATCTCCGCGATCGTGCTGCAGGCCCTGAAGCAGACGGCCGAGGAGTACCTGGGCGAGACCGTGACCGAAGCGGTCATCACCGTGCCCGCCTACTTCAACGACAGCCAGCGCCAGGCCACCAAGGACGCCGGCAAGGTGGCCGGCCTCGAGGTCAAGCGCATCATCAACGAGCCGACGGCGGCCGCCCTGGCCTACGGCCTGGACAAGAAGAAGGAGGAGACGGTCGCCGTCTTCGACCTCGGCGGCGGCACGTTCGACATCTCGATCCTGGAGATCGGCGACGACGTCTTCAGCGTGCTGGCGACCAACGGCGACACGCACCTCGGCGGCGACGACTTCGATCAGGCCGTCGTCGACCACCTGGTGGCGACGTTCCGCAAGGACGAGGGCATCGACCTGAGCAAGGACCCCATGGCCCTGCAGCGCCTCAAGGAGGCCGCCGAGCGCGCCAAGTGCGAGCTGAGCACCTCGGGCCAGACCGAGATCAACCTGCCGTTCATCACGGCCGACCAGAACGGCCCCAAGCACCTGGCCCTGACCCTGACCCGCGCCAAGTTCGAGTCGCTGGTCGACGGCCTGATCGAGCGCACCGTCCAGCCCTGCAAGTCGTGCCTGAAGGACGCCGGGCTGTCCCCGTCGGACATCGACGAGGTCATCCTGGTCGGCGGCTCGTCGCGCATCCCGGCCGTGCAGGCCCGGGTCAAGGAGCTCTTCGGTCGCGAGCCGAACCGCTCGGTCAACCCGGACGAGGTCGTGGCCATGGGCGCCGCGATCCAGGGCGGCGTGCTGGGCGGCGACGACCTCGGCGTCGTGCTGCTGGACGTCACCCCGCTGACCCTCGGCATCGAGACGCTCGGCGGCGTGCGCACCGCGCTCATCGAGCGCAACACCACGATCCCGACCAAGAAGAGCCAGGTCTTCTCGACCGCGGCCGACAGCCAGGACACGGTCGAGATCCACGTGCTGCAGGGAGAGCGCGAGATGGCCGTCGACAACAAGACGATCGGCCGCTTCCAGCTCACCGGCATCCCGGCGGCGCCCCGCGGGATCCCCCAGATCGAGGTGGCCTTCGACATCGACGCCAACGGCATCCTGTCGGTCAGCGCCGTGGACAAGGCGACCGGGAAGCAGCAGTCCATCCGCATCCAGGCCTCCAGCGGCCTGAACGAGAGCGAGATCAAGCGCATGGT
It encodes the following:
- the dnaK gene encoding molecular chaperone DnaK, translated to MGKIIGIDLGTTNSVVSVMEGGEPKVIPNKEGNRTTPSVVAWNKTGERLVGLLAKRQAVTNPENTVYSIKRFMGRKHAEVASEMGEVPYKVVAGPNGDARVRTTAGEFAPPEISAIVLQALKQTAEEYLGETVTEAVITVPAYFNDSQRQATKDAGKVAGLEVKRIINEPTAAALAYGLDKKKEETVAVFDLGGGTFDISILEIGDDVFSVLATNGDTHLGGDDFDQAVVDHLVATFRKDEGIDLSKDPMALQRLKEAAERAKCELSTSGQTEINLPFITADQNGPKHLALTLTRAKFESLVDGLIERTVQPCKSCLKDAGLSPSDIDEVILVGGSSRIPAVQARVKELFGREPNRSVNPDEVVAMGAAIQGGVLGGDDLGVVLLDVTPLTLGIETLGGVRTALIERNTTIPTKKSQVFSTAADSQDTVEIHVLQGEREMAVDNKTIGRFQLTGIPAAPRGIPQIEVAFDIDANGILSVSAVDKATGKQQSIRIQASSGLNESEIKRMVQDAESHVGEDKRKRELIDARNQADGACHQVGKSLQELEDNIDDDLKQEVETRIKAVQETVKGDDAEVIKTATDALMQSMQKLAEKAYEKASAKQQDQGGPVRQDAPGDDAPGGKTGKNDSVDADYEVVDD